One genomic region from Mytilus trossulus isolate FHL-02 chromosome 9, PNRI_Mtr1.1.1.hap1, whole genome shotgun sequence encodes:
- the LOC134685689 gene encoding uncharacterized protein LOC134685689 isoform X2 — translation MGFNKLLYNYHTLVVITVTLWKHVMSQCSEAHNMACSWPLIQLKNYEDILYPIGGFIPDYNETTLHKICSLFQEYKTCSQPFFMNCDQETLTEFHILDSAFSPICGHLAAEYIKQRSCFQRLQRTYKKCQEHRQEQLNMQETDAKHYKLHMCTVTNEYVGCTFTVTALLCSLEAANVYFKIINESISFLLLNSGFSCTIRHPNDVIKVITTTTSTTTITTEIKTSPTKEVQPSVIQHSKNPTSSGLNLKRSLSTLLCVFIISSVLQALNV, via the exons tGACTTTATGGAAACACGTAATGTCACAGTGTTCGGAAGCCCATAACATGGCGTGTTCTTGGCCGCTTATTCAATTGAAGAATTATGAAGATATCCTGTATCCTATTGGTGGATTCATTCCAGACTACAACGAAACTACTTTACATAAAATTTGCAG TCTTTTTCAGGAATATAAAACTTGTTCACAACCATTCTTTATGAACTGTGACCAAGAAACCTTAACAGAATTCCATATTTTAGACAGTGCCTTTTCACCTATATGTGGTCACTTAGCAGCAG aatatattaaacaaagaagCTGCTTTCAACGATTACAACGCACATATAAAAAGTGTCAGGAACATAGACAAGAACAATTAAATATGCAAGAGACTGATGCAAAACATTATAAATTGCACATGTGCAc ggtaacaaatgaatatgttgGATGCACATTTACAGTGACAGCGTTGTTATGCTCTCTGGAAGCAGCAaatgtatatttcaaaattataaatgaatctATATCATTCTTACTTCTGAATTCCGGATTTTCATGTACTATCCGACATCCAAATGACGTTATCAAAGTTATAACGACAACAACGTCGACGACGACGATTACCACCGAAATAAAGACTTCACCAACTAAAGAGGTCCAACCATCTGTGATACAACATTCTAAAAACCCAACCAGTTCCGGGTTAAACTTAAAACGTTCGTTAAGTACTTTGTTGTGTGTTTTTATCATATCAAGTGTTCTACAAGCGTTAAATGTGTAG